AACAATAAATATTTACTTTTTCTTGTTTGTGGGGAAACGGTATTCGATTTCGCCTTCTTTTATGTAGCCCAGGCCCCTTCTGATGCGATAATCAATATAAGCTTCGTTGCTGTCAAGAAGGTATATCTCTTTTCTTAAACGCGCATTTTCAAGCTGGAGTTTAACAACTTCCTTCTTAATCTTATAAACTTCAATATTTCTCTTAACAAGATTGAAAAATCCTCTGTTAAAAATCAAAACCGCTGCGATAATTACAGCTATGAGAATTTTTCTATTCTTTTTTGAGAATATTGCCCGGAAATTCATCTCTTAAATCCGACAAATTTAGCTTTTGAACCAAGCTCCTCTTCAATTCTCATTAACTGGTTATATTTGCAAACCCTGTCTGTCCTTGAAGCAGAACCTGTTTTAATCTGCCCGGTATTCAAAGCTACTGATAAATCAGCAATGAAAGAATCTTCAGTTTCACCTGACCTGTGCGAAATAACCGCAGTATAACCTGATTTAAAAGCCAGTTGGACAGCTTCCACTGTTTCAGTTAAAGAACCAATCTGATTTACTTTAATTAATATAGAATTTGCAATGCCTTTTTTTA
The sequence above is drawn from the Elusimicrobiota bacterium genome and encodes:
- a CDS encoding septum formation initiator family protein; this encodes MNFRAIFSKKNRKILIAVIIAAVLIFNRGFFNLVKRNIEVYKIKKEVVKLQLENARLRKEIYLLDSNEAYIDYRIRRGLGYIKEGEIEYRFPTNKKK